In Cupriavidus basilensis, one genomic interval encodes:
- the cysW gene encoding sulfate ABC transporter permease subunit CysW produces MAGVVTKGLGGRAAPAATRFRDATGEAPWVRYTLIAVAVLFLALFLFIPLASVFYEALRKGVQTYFDALVEPDAVAAIELTLLVAAIAVPLNVVFGVAASWAIAKFDFRGKSLLTTLIDLPFSVSPVISGLVYVLLFGAQGWLGPWLEAHDIKIMFAVPGIVLATIFVTFPFVARELIPLMQAQGSEEEEAAIVLGASGWQTFRRITLPNIRWGLLYGVILCNARAMGEFGAVSVVSGHIRGLTNTMPLHVEILYNEYNFAAAFAVASLLTLLALVTLGIKTLVEYRASREHREDENFAPENPSAGKLQGQAS; encoded by the coding sequence ATGGCTGGCGTCGTTACCAAGGGCCTGGGCGGCCGTGCTGCCCCCGCCGCCACGCGTTTCCGGGATGCCACGGGTGAAGCGCCGTGGGTGCGCTACACCCTGATCGCGGTCGCGGTGCTGTTCCTCGCGCTGTTCCTGTTCATCCCGCTGGCTTCGGTGTTTTATGAAGCGCTGCGCAAAGGCGTGCAGACTTATTTCGATGCGCTGGTGGAGCCCGATGCCGTGGCCGCGATCGAGCTCACCTTGCTGGTGGCGGCCATCGCGGTGCCGCTCAATGTGGTGTTTGGCGTGGCGGCGTCCTGGGCCATCGCCAAGTTCGATTTCCGCGGCAAGAGCCTGCTGACCACGCTGATCGACCTGCCGTTCTCGGTGTCGCCGGTGATCTCCGGGCTGGTCTACGTGCTGCTGTTCGGCGCGCAGGGCTGGCTGGGGCCGTGGCTGGAGGCGCACGACATCAAGATCATGTTCGCGGTGCCGGGCATCGTGCTGGCCACCATCTTCGTCACCTTTCCCTTCGTGGCGCGCGAGTTGATCCCGCTGATGCAGGCGCAGGGCAGCGAGGAAGAAGAGGCCGCCATCGTGCTGGGCGCCTCGGGCTGGCAGACCTTTCGCCGCATCACGCTGCCCAACATCCGCTGGGGCCTGCTGTACGGCGTGATCCTGTGCAATGCGCGGGCGATGGGCGAGTTCGGCGCGGTCTCGGTGGTGTCGGGCCATATCCGCGGCCTGACCAACACCATGCCGCTGCACGTGGAGATTCTCTACAACGAATACAACTTCGCGGCCGCCTTTGCGGTGGCGTCGCTGCTCACGCTGCTGGCCCTGGTCACGCTCGGCATCAAGACGCTGGTGGAGTACCGCGCCAGCCGCGAGCACAGGGAAGACGAGAACTTTGCGCCGGAGAACCCGAGCGCTGGCAAATTGCAAGGACAGGCATCATGA
- the cysT gene encoding sulfate ABC transporter permease subunit CysT, translating to MPPSISLADNPPPARPDAPQARNSAPPKPGKQRFTVLPGFGLSLGFTLFYLTLIVLIPLSATFLKTFTMTWEAFWAAVSSPRVVASLQLSFGASLIAAIVNTVFGLIVAWVLVRYRFPGKRLVDALVDLPFALPTAVAGIALTALFAGNGWIGRYLEPLGIKVAFTPLGVVVALTFIGLPFVVRTVQPVLEDAEQELEEAAASLGATRLQTFVRVILPTILPALLTGFALSFARGTGEYGSVVFISGNMPMVSEIAPLMIYSKLEQYDYAGATAVAVVMLVISFALLLLINLLQAWTRRHHQAVRASVSPDKES from the coding sequence ATGCCACCCTCGATTTCCCTGGCGGACAATCCGCCCCCGGCGAGGCCGGATGCCCCCCAAGCGCGCAACAGCGCGCCGCCCAAGCCAGGCAAGCAGCGCTTTACCGTGCTGCCAGGCTTTGGCCTCTCTCTGGGCTTCACGCTGTTCTACCTGACGCTGATCGTCCTGATCCCGCTGTCGGCCACCTTCCTCAAGACCTTCACCATGACCTGGGAGGCCTTCTGGGCCGCGGTGAGCTCGCCCCGGGTGGTCGCCTCCTTGCAACTGAGCTTCGGCGCCTCGCTGATCGCCGCCATCGTGAACACGGTGTTCGGGCTGATCGTGGCCTGGGTGCTGGTGCGCTACCGCTTTCCCGGCAAGCGCCTGGTCGACGCGCTGGTCGATCTGCCCTTTGCCCTGCCCACCGCGGTGGCCGGCATCGCGCTGACCGCGCTGTTCGCCGGCAACGGCTGGATCGGCCGCTACCTGGAGCCGCTGGGCATCAAGGTGGCCTTCACCCCGCTGGGCGTGGTGGTGGCGCTGACCTTCATCGGGCTGCCGTTCGTGGTGCGCACGGTGCAGCCGGTGCTCGAAGACGCGGAGCAGGAGCTGGAAGAAGCCGCGGCCAGCCTGGGCGCCACGCGCTTGCAGACCTTTGTTCGCGTGATCCTGCCCACCATCCTGCCGGCGCTGCTGACCGGGTTTGCGCTGTCGTTCGCACGAGGCACCGGCGAGTACGGCTCGGTGGTTTTCATTTCCGGCAACATGCCGATGGTCTCCGAGATCGCGCCGCTGATGATCTATTCCAAGCTGGAGCAATACGACTACGCGGGCGCAACCGCGGTGGCGGTGGTGATGCTGGTGATCTCCTTCGCGCTGCTGCTGCTGATCAACCTGCTGCAAGCGTGGACGCGCCGTCACCACCAGGCAGTGCGTGCGTCCGTCTCGCCGGACAAGGAGAGCTGA
- a CDS encoding RBBP9/YdeN family alpha/beta hydrolase: MTQTKRPAAREQRGGQAGASARPADVRLKVPKGLQILTVPGLHGSGPGHWQSRWEQRFPDWQRVEQHDWSRPSLPLWAERVSESIMRAQRVAPRGAILVAHSFGCLATLRQAALDPEGIAGAVLVAPADPDKFGVAGLLPAYRLPFPTILVASRNDPWMQQRTAFSWGTLWGSELHDAGMLGHINADSGLDQWPEGLALLDTLIQRIEADGSAGPSGDRTGPWEGGLEVSSTFPYI, from the coding sequence ATGACGCAGACGAAGAGGCCTGCCGCGCGGGAGCAGCGCGGCGGCCAGGCGGGCGCAAGCGCGCGACCCGCCGACGTACGGTTGAAGGTGCCCAAGGGCTTGCAGATCCTGACGGTGCCGGGGTTGCATGGCAGTGGCCCGGGCCACTGGCAAAGCCGTTGGGAGCAGCGCTTCCCGGACTGGCAGCGCGTGGAGCAGCACGACTGGTCGCGCCCGAGCCTGCCGCTGTGGGCCGAGCGCGTGTCGGAGAGCATCATGCGGGCGCAGCGCGTGGCCCCGCGCGGGGCCATCCTGGTGGCGCACAGCTTTGGCTGCCTGGCCACCTTGCGCCAGGCAGCGCTCGACCCCGAGGGCATCGCGGGCGCGGTGCTGGTGGCGCCGGCAGACCCCGACAAGTTTGGCGTGGCCGGGCTGCTGCCCGCGTACCGGCTGCCGTTTCCCACCATCCTGGTGGCCAGCCGCAACGATCCCTGGATGCAGCAGCGCACCGCGTTCAGCTGGGGCACGCTGTGGGGCAGCGAGCTTCACGATGCGGGCATGCTGGGTCACATTAACGCCGATTCCGGGCTTGACCAGTGGCCCGAGGGGCTCGCCTTGCTCGATACCTTGATCCAGCGGATCGAGGCGGACGGCAGCGCCGGCCCGTCCGGCGACCGCACCGGGCCTTGGGAAGGCGGGCTGGAAGTGTCGTCCACGTTCCCTTATATCTAA
- a CDS encoding EAL domain-containing protein yields the protein MASANEAGAAPTALTHYLEGLPRRPQNDRQLWRDERGQVQGQFYNCSLTSAFEPLITLSSRDVVAHEGTLRTYAGDGVGLTAWKLFAMAADDASLVSLDRLSRLVHAINYFAADGDRKLVLNVHNRLLAAVADDHGAAFRRALQSLGLPLDRFVIQVPASANDDLPLLLHVVGNYRRNGFAVSLQASDPAEAGALMAHALPDWLKLDMRRNWTDRQLAGLQASADSAGVTLIGRRLENAENAERLQAAGIVLGQGSFTGAAVSARHLHAVSGEAGIQEFKGGVPRSASGGVPMALTKEPI from the coding sequence ATGGCAAGCGCGAACGAAGCAGGCGCGGCACCGACGGCGCTCACTCACTACCTGGAAGGGCTGCCGCGCCGCCCGCAGAACGATCGCCAGCTGTGGCGAGACGAGCGCGGGCAGGTGCAGGGCCAGTTCTATAACTGCTCGCTGACGAGCGCGTTCGAGCCGCTCATCACCCTGTCCAGCCGCGACGTGGTGGCGCACGAAGGCACGCTGCGCACCTACGCCGGCGACGGCGTCGGCCTGACCGCATGGAAGCTGTTCGCGATGGCGGCGGACGATGCCTCGCTGGTCTCGCTTGACCGGCTCTCGCGCCTGGTGCATGCCATCAATTATTTCGCGGCCGATGGCGATCGCAAGCTGGTGCTCAACGTGCACAACCGGTTGCTGGCCGCCGTGGCCGACGATCACGGCGCGGCCTTCCGGCGCGCGCTGCAGTCGCTCGGCCTGCCGCTGGACCGCTTCGTGATCCAGGTGCCGGCCAGCGCCAACGACGATCTGCCGCTGCTGCTGCACGTGGTGGGCAACTACCGCCGCAACGGCTTTGCGGTGAGCCTGCAGGCATCGGACCCGGCGGAAGCCGGCGCGCTGATGGCGCACGCGTTGCCCGACTGGCTCAAGCTGGACATGCGCCGCAATTGGACCGACCGCCAGCTGGCGGGGCTGCAGGCCAGCGCCGACAGCGCCGGCGTGACGCTGATCGGGCGCCGGCTGGAGAACGCCGAGAACGCCGAGCGGCTGCAGGCCGCTGGCATCGTGCTGGGGCAGGGCAGCTTCACCGGCGCGGCGGTGAGCGCGCGCCACCTGCATGCAGTGTCCGGCGAGGCTGGCATTCAGGAGTTCAAGGGCGGGGTGCCCCGGAGCGCATCCGGCGGCGTCCCGATGGCGTTGACCAAGGAGCCGATATGA
- a CDS encoding TOBE domain-containing protein gives MSIQAINVRNQFRGKVAAIIEGPVVSEVDVETPAGIVTSVITTRSVKDLGLTIGSEVVALVKATEVSLAKL, from the coding sequence ATGAGCATTCAGGCGATCAACGTACGTAACCAGTTCCGCGGCAAGGTTGCCGCCATCATCGAAGGCCCTGTGGTCTCGGAGGTCGACGTCGAGACGCCGGCCGGCATCGTCACCTCGGTCATCACCACCCGCTCGGTCAAGGATCTCGGCCTTACCATTGGCAGCGAAGTCGTTGCCCTGGTCAAGGCTACCGAGGTATCCCTGGCCAAGCTTTGA